A window of the Vicugna pacos chromosome 32, VicPac4, whole genome shotgun sequence genome harbors these coding sequences:
- the SUSD2 gene encoding sushi domain-containing protein 2 encodes MKRSLLPWALLLLATATGPGPQPTAGALGSCSHRCGDRSGPCSCHPTCFGLGSCCLDIRDFCLEVLPYSGSMMGGKDLVVQHLNWSSPSDGVICSFKESVQTRGLVDSAGRVHCVSPLLYETGRIPFTLSMDNGRSFLRSGTWLAVHPSKVSESEKSQLVNETRWQYYGTAGTLGNLTLTWNTSALPANFVTIELWGYEETGKPYSEEWTATWSYLYSLATNIHNSGYFTFTPKPAPRNYQRWEVGALRIIDSKHHAGEKDVHALWSNEHALAWHLGDDFREDPVAWARTQCLAWEEQEDQLPDFLKELPDCPCTLAQARADSGRFHTDYGCDIERGSVCTYHPGAVHCVRSVQASPRYGSGQQCCYTAAGMQLLTADSTGGSTPDRGHDWGAPPYRMPPRVPGLSHWIYDVISFYHCCLWAPECSRYMQRRPSSDCRSYQPPRLASAFGDPHFVTFDGTNYTFNGRGEYVLLEAVLTDLRVQARAQTRTTPEGSQDRGTGLTAVAVQEGNSDVVEVRLASRDRVLQVLLNQEVLSFAEQSWMDLKGMFLSAAAEDRVSVMLSSGAGLEVNVQGPFLSVTVLLPEKFLTHTRGLLGTLNDDPTDDFTMRSGRVLPPSTSSRELFQFGADWAVENASSLLTYDSEFLVTNFLLRPKHDSTFLPLFPEEITSGPSQAAEVAELCGDNMFCRFDVAATGSTNVGNASRVAHMQHLLRAQSLQPVVSCGRLAPPLNGRKEGMSYLAGSTVHFHCDNGYSLAGAEASTCRADGTWSRPTPTCQPGHRSYAVLLSIIFGSLAVVALVALVYVFLRHRKSGTATWGSQP; translated from the exons ATGAAGCGATccctcctgccctgggccctgctgcTGCTGGCGACAGCCACTGGCCCAGGCCCCCAGCCTACAGCAG GTGCCCTGGGGAGCTGCTCCCACAGATGTGGGGACCGAAGCGGGCCATGCTCCTGCCACCCGACCTGCTTTGGCCTGGGCAGCTGCTGCTTGGACATACGGGACTTCTGCCTGGAGGTCTTGCCCTATTCGGGCTCCATGATGGGCGGCAAGGATTTGGTGGTGCAGCATCTCAACTGGTCCAGCCCCAGTGACGGCGTGATCTGCAG TTTTAAGGAGAGTGTCCAGACCCGAGGCTTAGTGGACTCCGCGGGACGAGTGCACTGCGTGTCACCCTTGCTCTACGAGACTGGCCGCATCCCCTTCACGCTCTCCATGGACAACGGCCGCTCCTTCCTGCGCTCAGGCACCTGGCTGGCTG TGCACCCCAGCAAAGTGTCGGAGTCAGAGAAGAGCCAGCTAGTGAACGAGACCCGCTGGCAGTACTACGGCACTGCCGGCACCCTTGGCAACCTCACCCTGACCTGGAACACCTCGGCTCTGCCTGCCAACTTCGTCACCATTGAGCTGTGGGGCTATGAGGAGACAG GGAAGCCATACTCAGAGGAATGGACAGCAACGTGGTCCTACCTGTACTCCCTGGCCACAAACATCCACAACTCTGGCTATTTCACCTTCACACCAAAACCTGCGCCCCGAAACTACCAGAGATGGGAAGTGGGAGCCCTCCGCATCATCGACAGCAAACACCATGCAGGGGAGAA GGACGTGCACGCGCTCTGGAGCAATGAGCATGCGCTGGCCTGGCATCTGGGCGACGACTTCCGGGAGGACCCTGTGGCCTGGGCCCGCACTCAGTGCCTGgcctgggaggagcaggaggaccaGCTGCCCGACTTCCTAAAGGAGCTGCCCGACTGCCCCTGCACCCTGGCCCAGGCCCGGGCTGACTCTGGCCGCTTCCAC ACGGACTACGGCTGTGACATCGAGCGCGGCAGCGTGTGTACCTACCACCCCGGGGCTGTGCACTGCGTTCGCTCCGTGCAAGCCAG CCCCCGATACGGCTCAGGCCAGCAGTGCTGCTACACCGCGGCGGGCATGCAGCTCCTGACGGCCGACTCCACCGGCGGCAGCACTCCAGACCGCGGCCACGACTGGGGCGCACCCCCATACCGCATGCCACCCCGCGTGCCCGGCCTCTCCCACTGGATCTATGATGTCATCAGCTTCTACCACTGCTGCCTCTGGGCGCCCGAGTGCTCCCGCTACATGCAGCGGCGGCCCTCCAGTGACTGCCGCAGCTACCAGCCCCCGCGCCTGG CTTCCGCTTTTGGGGACCCACACTTTGTCACCTTTGATGGCACCAACTACACATTCAACGGACGTGGCGAGTATGTGCTGCTGGAGGCTGTGCTGACTGACCTGAGGGTGCAGGCGCGGGCCCAGACCAGGACGACACCTGAGG GCTCTCAGGACCGAGGCACTGGGCTGACCGCTGTGGCTGTCCAGGAGGGCAACTCAGACGTGGTGGAGGTCCGGCTGGCCAGTAGGGACAGGGTCTTGCAGGTGCTGCTGAACCAGGAGGTGCTCAGCTTTGCAGAGCAGAGCTGGATGGACCTAAAGG GCATGTTCCTGTCAGCAGCTGCTGAGGACAGAGTATCAGTCATGCTGTCATCGGGGGCTGGCCTAGAGGTCAATGTCCAGGGTCCGTtcctgagtgtgacagtcctgctgcctgagaagTTCCTGACCCACACACGAGGCCTCCTGGGGACCCTCAATGATGATCCTACAGATGACTTCACCATGCGCAGCGGCCGGGTCCTGCCTCCCAGCACCAGTTCCCGAGAGCTGTTCCAGTTTGGGGCTGACT GGGCCGTGGAGAACGCCTCCTCTCTGCTCACCTATGACTCTGAGTTCCTGGTCACCAACTTCCTGCTCCGGCCCAAGCACGACTCCACTTTCCTACCCCTCTTCCCAGAGGAGATCACCTCCGGCCCCAGCCAGGCAGCTGAGGTAGCCGAATTGTGTGGGGATAACATGTTCTGCAGATTCGACGTGGCAGCCACCGGGAGCACGAATGTAGGCAATGCCTCGCGGGTGGCCCACATGCAGCATTTGCTTCGTGCACAGAGTCTGCAGCCGG TGGTGTCCTGCGGCAGGCTGGCCCCACCCCTCAATGGGCGCAAGGAGGGCATGAGTTACCTGGCGGGCTCCACTGTCCACTTCCACTGCGACAACGGCTACAGCCTGGCCGGCGCAGAGGCCAGTACCTGCCGGGCTGATGGCACATGGTCCAGGCCCACACCTACGTGCCAGCCAG GACACCGGAGCTATGCGGTGCTGCTGAGCATCATCTTTGGCAGCCTGGCGGTGGTGGCTCTGGTCGCACTCGTCTACGTGTTCCTACGTCACAGGAAGAGCGGCAC GGCCACCTGGGGTTCGCAACCTTGA
- the GGT5 gene encoding glutathione hydrolase 5 proenzyme: protein MAGGHGATISLVLLGLGLGLAIILSTVLLSQRHCSPQAFAHAAVAADSKICSDIGRAILQQRGSPVDATIATLVCTGVVHPQSMGLGGGVIFTIYNATTGQVEVINARETVPDSHDPALLDQCEQAQPLGTGSQWIGVPGELRGYAEAHRRHGRLPWAQLFQPTIALLQEGFRVPPVLGQFLSNSLLRPSLYASSLRQLFFNGTEPLRPQDPLPWPALAATLEAVAAEGAEALYTGKLGQLLLEDVAKEGSRLTLQDLVSFQPEVVDALAVPLGDYTLYSPPPPAGGAILSFILNVLKGFNFSAESVAKPEGTVNLYHHLVETLKFAMGQTWRLWDPRSHPKVQNASQDLLGEALAQHIRQQIDARGDHQLSHYSLAGSWSHRMGTAHVSVLGEDGSAVSATSTINTPFGAMVYSPRTGVLLNNELLDLCWRRPWGSRVPPPPVPGERPPSSMAPSILVNAAQGSKLVIGGAGGELIVSAVAQAIIQKLWLGLNLQAAITAPILHVDSKGRVEYEPGFSQEVQKGLQNRGQNQTERHFFLNVVQAVFRDGACVYAASDPRKGGEASGY, encoded by the exons ATGGCAGGGGGCCATGGGGCCACGATCAGCCTGGtcctgctggggctggggctggggctggccatCATCTTGTCCACTGTGCTCCTCTCTCAGCGTCACTGTAGCCCCCAGGCCTTTGCCCACGCTGCAGTCGCTGCCGACTCCAAGATCTGCTCGGACATTGGACG AGCCATCCTCCAGCAGCGTGGCTCACCTGTGGACGCCACCATTGCGACACTGGTCTGCACTGGGGTGGTCCACCCCCAGAGCATGGGCCTGGGTGGAGGGGTCATCTTCACCATCTACAATGCGACCACAG GGCAGGTGGAGGTCATCAATGCCAGGGAGACGGTGCCTGACAGCCATGACCCGGCTCTGCTGGACCAGTGCGAGCAGGCTCAGCCTCTGGGCACAG GCTCCCAGTGGATTGGGGTGCCCGGGGAGCTTCGCGGATATGCCGAGGCCCACCGCCGCCACGGCCGCCTGCCCTGGGCACAGCTGTTCCAGCCCACCATCGCTCTGCTTCAAGAGGGCTTCCGCGTGCCCCCCGTCCTGGGCCAGTTCCTGAGCAACAGCCTCCTGCGGCCTTCCCTGTATGCATCCTCCCTGAG gcagCTCTTCTTCAACGGGACAGAACCCCTGAGGCCTCAGGACCCTCTCCCGTGGCCCGCGCTGGCCGCCACCCTGGAGGCCGTGGCTGCGGAAGGCGCAGAGGCCCTCTACACAGGGAAGCTGGGCCAGCTGCTGCTGGAGGACGTTGCCAAGGAAG GCAGCCGGCTGACCTTGCAGGACTTAGTGTCATTCCAGCCAGAGGTGGTGGATGCCCTGGCAGTGCCCCTTGGGGACTACACCCTGTACTCACCGCCACCACCTGCAGGGGGCGCGATTCTCAGCTTCATCCTCAATGTGCTCAAAG ggttCAACTTTTCCGCCGAGTCGGTGGCCAAGCCCGAGGGGACCGTGAACTTATACCACCATCTTGTAGAGACGCTCAAGTTTGCTATGGGGCAGACGTGGCGGCTGTGGGACCCTCGAAGCCACCCAAAAGTCCAG AACGCCTCCCAGGACCTGCTGGGGGAGGCCCTGGCCCAGCACATCCGCCAACAGATCGACGCCCGGGGTGACCACCAGCTCAGCCACTACAGCCTGGCTGGGTCCTGGAGCCACAGGATGGGCACGGCCCATGTGTCTGTGTTGGGAGAGGATGGTAGTGCCGTGTCCGCCACCAGCACCATCAACACACC CTTTGGCGCCATGGTGTACTCACCGCGCACGGGCGTCCTCCTCAACAACGAGCTCCTGGACCTGTGCTGGAGGCGCCCGTGGGGCTCCAGAGTCCCCCCGCCGCCCG TTCCAGGCGAGCGGCCCCCATCATCCATGGCCCCGTCCATCTTGGTCAACGCAGCCCAGGGGTCGAAGCTGGTGATCggcggggctggcggggagcTCATTGTCTCCGCTGTAGCCCAG gcCATCATCCAGAAGCTGTGGCTGGGCCTCAACCTGCAAGCCGCCATCACAGCCCCCATCCTGCACGTGGACAGCAAGGGCCGGGTAGAGTACGAGCCCGGCTTCAGCCAG gaggtgcagAAGGGGCTCCAGAACCGAGGCCAGAACCAGACTGAGAGGCACTTTTTCCTGAATGTGGTCCAGGCTGTGTTCCGGGACGGGGCCTGCGTGTATGCCGCCTCAGACCCCAGGAAGGGTGGAGAGGCCTCAGGCTACTGA